Within Candidatus Zixiibacteriota bacterium, the genomic segment TGTCTCACGTGTTCGGAGTTCGCGGTGATCATTGTACTGATCGGCGCACGACGGCAGCAGGGTAAGGATGAAAATCAGGATCGTCACTGAGGCTGCAACGATACGCCGGAGCCGTCGTTCGGAAGGCTTGGATCAGTTGATAGCTTTGTCCGGTAAATTACCTCTCATCAGACCACAAGCAATTTTGTGTCCTGATGTGTGTCAACGATGAAATCCCGCATCGCAGCAACACCGAGGAGACCCAGCGCCCAATACGGCATGCAGCCGCAGAACGACCACCCTTAGCAGCGACATGTTCTTCGACTGCACCCAAATCACCAGCTTGGAATCGATGCCGGGGTATCATGTGTCGACGCCCGATCGGTTGGTCGCGATCAGGAAGTCCTCATCCTGTCACCGGCACATGGTCCCGCGTGCAGCTACTCTGTGTGTCTCAAGGCTGAAATGAAACGCGATCTGAAGGTATCACTGAGAAGGGTGCGTTTGATCGGTGAGAGTTTCAAAATGCCCCCAATGAATCCCCTGAGGAAGGCGTGAGTTATTTTGGAGGTATCGCTAAATAACAGATTTTGAAGTGTCCCTTGATCCAGATTCTGCAGAATAACACGCTCGAACGTATCCTCCGGGTAGTAGATCCTTTGAGTGCGGTTTACGAGTTTCAGTGAATCACCGGGACATTGTAATCCGCAGACGCCACAACCCAAACACAGCGATTCATTCACGACAGGACAACCGCCATCCTCGCTCTCGTCAATTGCATTTATCGGACAAGCCTCGATACACGCCCCGCATTCGGTACAGTCATTTGGATTCACCTGCGCGACATAGTTCGAACTTACGACCACGTTGGGAAAACCCATACGGCTGATGCCGAGCAGAATGTTGCAGCAACAACCGCAGCAGTGACAGATAAATGAAACGTCCTTGCGGACATTATCTGCGCACAGAACGAGTCCTAGATCTTTCGATCTTGCCAGGTTATCGAGCATCTCCGATTGTGACACTTCCCTGGCCATGCCGTGTTTAATGAGATGGTCGGCGGCATGACCAAGACTCGAACAGGTATCGAGTGGGTTGTCGCAGTGCTTCTCGCCTAAATGCAGTTTCTCGTGTCTGCATGAACAGATCCCTATTGCCAGCTTTTTCGCATTTCTGATAATCTCTTCCGCTTTCTCGTAGTCCAGAATCTCGACATAAGCTGATTCATCGAGGGACTCCTCGTGTGGGAGTATCCTTAACGGCGATATTGACTGACCCTTGCTGAAGTTGGTTCGGAAGAAAGCATCGCTTTCGAGCAGATAATTATGAAACAGGCGAGCCCATTCGCGGGTGTTCAACTGACCTCGTGTTCGCATCATAGTGAACTCGAAAATTCCAACGATCAGCGGGGAAACGGTGTAGTAATACTGCTCATTGATCCAGACATCCATCACGAGTCCTTTTTCGCATAATCCTTCAAGGACGGTTTTCAACCGTGATTCGTCCGTATGAGTACAGCGCATGATTTGATTAATGGAAGACAACCCGTAAGGCATTTTTACGATCAGTTCGGCTTCTTCCGAGGTGTACAACTCTTTTAATATGGAATAAAACGCATCATTCCACGGAGTCCGCGTCCCCAGACCATCGATTTTTCGACCGAGTTTGCGATACAGGTCTTTACCAACTAGATGTCCCAGATATTTACCCTTTCCGGCACCGGTACTCTACCGCCTGTGCCGGGATATGCTTCATGTCTTTTCTTGTTCTTGTAGGATCCCCCGTATGTTGTCAAGATAGGAAATAATGGATCAAAATCACAACGAAAAACAGGACTGAAAAAGGGGTATCTTATGACGGCTCTCTTATCACTCCCTCAGCTTTTCATTAAATTGAGATTCTCAGCGGG encodes:
- a CDS encoding 4Fe-4S binding protein; this encodes MGHLVGKDLYRKLGRKIDGLGTRTPWNDAFYSILKELYTSEEAELIVKMPYGLSSINQIMRCTHTDESRLKTVLEGLCEKGLVMDVWINEQYYYTVSPLIVGIFEFTMMRTRGQLNTREWARLFHNYLLESDAFFRTNFSKGQSISPLRILPHEESLDESAYVEILDYEKAEEIIRNAKKLAIGICSCRHEKLHLGEKHCDNPLDTCSSLGHAADHLIKHGMAREVSQSEMLDNLARSKDLGLVLCADNVRKDVSFICHCCGCCCNILLGISRMGFPNVVVSSNYVAQVNPNDCTECGACIEACPINAIDESEDGGCPVVNESLCLGCGVCGLQCPGDSLKLVNRTQRIYYPEDTFERVILQNLDQGTLQNLLFSDTSKITHAFLRGFIGGILKLSPIKRTLLSDTFRSRFISALRHTE